A single region of the Marinobacter salinisoli genome encodes:
- a CDS encoding glycosyltransferase family 2 protein, producing the protein MPKVSVIMPVYNVADFVGQAITSVLEQTFTDFELIIVDDCSPDHSIEICRSFSDPRINIIQHTVNRGLAGARNSGIREAQGDYLAFLDSDDFWRADKLELHVRHLENQPRVGVSFSRSAFVSADGQPTSFFQMPKLKDITASHLFCRNPVGNGSAPVIRREVFEQIGYEAAFQGSPEVRYFNSDLRQSEDIECWLRIVLTTDWQMEGIPEPLTFYRLNAGGLSANLHKQLASWEQLAVETANYAPDFVTEHYPRAKSYQLRYLARQAIRLGDGKAATGFVNKSFGSSLRPLREEAMRTITTFAAAYLLWSVPWLYQRTEKTASEFIGKLQQRRIQKDVAGS; encoded by the coding sequence ATGCCCAAAGTCAGCGTCATCATGCCCGTGTACAACGTTGCCGACTTCGTCGGCCAGGCGATCACGTCCGTCCTGGAACAGACCTTCACAGATTTCGAGCTGATCATCGTGGACGACTGTTCCCCGGACCACAGTATCGAGATTTGCCGGTCATTCAGTGACCCCAGAATCAACATCATTCAACACACCGTGAACCGCGGCCTGGCCGGTGCTCGCAATTCCGGCATAAGAGAGGCCCAGGGCGACTACCTGGCGTTTCTGGATTCCGACGACTTCTGGCGTGCGGATAAACTGGAGTTGCACGTTCGCCACCTGGAAAACCAACCCCGTGTCGGGGTCTCTTTCAGTCGTTCGGCATTTGTGTCGGCCGATGGTCAACCAACCTCTTTTTTCCAGATGCCCAAACTCAAAGACATCACGGCCAGTCACCTGTTTTGCCGGAACCCGGTGGGTAACGGTTCTGCGCCAGTGATCCGCCGGGAAGTGTTTGAACAGATCGGGTACGAGGCAGCCTTCCAGGGCAGTCCTGAAGTGCGCTATTTCAATTCAGATCTGCGCCAGTCAGAAGATATCGAATGCTGGCTACGGATCGTCCTGACAACCGACTGGCAAATGGAAGGAATCCCGGAACCACTCACTTTTTACCGACTCAACGCGGGTGGCTTATCGGCCAACCTTCATAAACAGCTGGCGTCGTGGGAACAATTGGCTGTAGAAACCGCGAACTATGCGCCCGATTTCGTGACCGAGCATTACCCGCGGGCCAAATCTTACCAACTTCGCTATCTGGCCCGTCAGGCCATCCGCCTCGGCGATGGCAAAGCGGCTACTGGCTTCGTCAACAAATCCTTCGGCAGTAGCCTGCGCCCCCTCCGGGAAGAGGCTATGCGGACCATCACCACGTTCGCTGCCGCCTATTTACTCTGGTCCGTACCCTGGCTCTATCAACGAACCGAAAAGACCGCTTCCGAATTTATCGGCAAATTGCAGCAGCGACGCATCCAAAAGGACGTGGCCGGTTCCTGA
- a CDS encoding glycosyltransferase family 4 protein, which yields MTTALRSTLVVPRYWPARGGSEMHSRHLAQCLSDAGMGINVVCHSSTDDLPTEVALASKTGFSKSDGDYQIHQACPTGARRQALNLLAAQHAKNRFVRPVFDRLLRPFSTQAIHHCAADAQLIHSIYNGLTCMAEAALAAARRRKIPFIWSPLANTDLPEGQGWSSRRFRNLYRQADAIIALTRHEKSWLEQQGADPQRTFVCPMGPMVTQPTPRQTFLEAHRLTEGPTVLFLGRHDEPKGYLRLLQAASTIWRERPDAQLLFIGPQTDASRRHFQRYSDPRITVLEDISQADKNAALAACDLLCVPSTAESLGVVYLEAWHYKKPVVALDIPVLHSVISHEIDGLLCPADASELGGSVARLLNDSELRQSMGESGLEKLQRDFSWSAITRQHMNIYAYAIANPRG from the coding sequence ATGACCACTGCACTACGTTCCACCCTGGTGGTTCCAAGATACTGGCCGGCGAGAGGCGGCTCTGAAATGCACTCGCGGCATCTTGCCCAATGCCTGTCTGATGCGGGAATGGGAATCAACGTGGTCTGCCATAGCTCGACCGACGACTTGCCGACAGAAGTCGCACTGGCCAGCAAGACGGGGTTTTCCAAGTCCGATGGCGATTACCAGATTCACCAGGCCTGTCCCACCGGCGCAAGACGGCAGGCTCTAAACCTGCTGGCGGCTCAGCACGCAAAAAATCGCTTCGTTCGCCCGGTCTTTGATCGGCTTTTACGCCCTTTCAGTACCCAGGCCATACATCACTGTGCGGCCGACGCCCAGCTCATCCACAGTATCTACAACGGCCTGACCTGCATGGCCGAGGCTGCACTGGCCGCCGCGCGACGCCGCAAGATTCCCTTTATCTGGTCGCCTCTGGCAAATACCGACCTGCCTGAGGGCCAGGGGTGGTCTTCAAGGCGCTTCCGAAACCTTTACCGCCAGGCGGATGCGATCATTGCTCTGACACGACATGAGAAAAGCTGGCTTGAGCAACAGGGCGCCGACCCGCAACGCACCTTCGTCTGCCCGATGGGGCCCATGGTCACTCAGCCAACCCCCCGGCAAACCTTCCTTGAGGCCCATCGACTGACGGAAGGCCCTACGGTGCTCTTCCTCGGTCGCCACGACGAACCCAAAGGGTATCTCCGGCTGCTGCAGGCCGCCTCAACCATCTGGCGCGAACGCCCGGATGCCCAGCTGTTGTTTATCGGCCCCCAGACCGATGCATCCAGGCGCCATTTTCAGCGTTACTCCGACCCGCGCATCACAGTCCTGGAAGACATCAGTCAGGCCGACAAAAATGCCGCGCTGGCCGCATGCGATCTGCTGTGTGTGCCCTCCACCGCAGAATCGCTGGGGGTCGTTTACCTTGAAGCCTGGCACTACAAAAAGCCCGTCGTTGCCCTCGACATTCCGGTACTCCATTCGGTGATTAGTCATGAAATCGACGGACTCTTGTGCCCTGCAGATGCCTCGGAACTTGGCGGAAGCGTGGCTCGCCTGCTCAACGATTCCGAGCTGCGCCAAAGCATGGGTGAGTCCGGTCTCGAGAAGCTCCAGCGCGACTTCTCATGGTCGGCAATTACCCGACAACACATGAACATTTACGCCTACGCGATCGCCAATCCGCGAGGCTGA
- a CDS encoding O-antigen ligase family protein, which translates to MAPENPEERIVWVGLSWTYAFYAVGGLYVVGPVIGWLLAGVLAARVLRVENRIVIPLPVWLWIIGMLMMLVAVVVGHLQNNLGTGQLIKSSIGWAKGWALLALFILAGSSLQIRPELIARAAMRVCLHTLLLLPVFIGAWLLRLPETAYVSPLKAVGGPGPEFFAVSLYELDPQSGLPRWRLFTPWAPALGFVANIFFLLALIERERSWRIIGISASVLMILMSQSRLALLALLFVIGVRFCLVYLRGPILAFACMVASLIFAYAGAWILEGLETGYESIKAARADSTRVREALARIALHRWRTEAPVWGHGVVERGPHLVEYMPIGSHHSWYGLLFVKGMVGFLALALPLIFSLLTLGLKALRGGIVELTGFFCVLLLFLYTFGENLEILAYLIWPALIFIGLAHGARPAARTTPVEEACS; encoded by the coding sequence ATGGCTCCAGAAAATCCTGAAGAGCGCATAGTCTGGGTGGGTCTGAGCTGGACCTACGCTTTCTATGCCGTTGGCGGTCTCTACGTGGTTGGCCCCGTCATCGGGTGGTTGCTGGCCGGTGTGCTCGCTGCCCGGGTGCTGCGCGTGGAAAACAGAATTGTCATTCCGTTGCCAGTCTGGCTCTGGATTATCGGCATGCTCATGATGCTGGTGGCAGTTGTGGTCGGGCACCTGCAAAACAACCTGGGAACCGGACAGCTCATCAAGTCTTCCATTGGATGGGCCAAAGGCTGGGCGCTGCTGGCCCTGTTTATCCTCGCAGGTTCCAGTCTTCAAATCCGACCCGAGCTGATTGCGCGGGCCGCCATGCGCGTGTGCCTACACACGCTGTTATTGCTGCCCGTTTTTATTGGCGCATGGCTGCTGAGACTTCCGGAAACCGCGTACGTCTCACCCTTGAAGGCGGTTGGCGGGCCAGGTCCAGAGTTTTTTGCCGTCTCTCTGTATGAACTCGATCCTCAGTCCGGTCTGCCACGCTGGCGTCTGTTTACCCCTTGGGCTCCGGCCCTGGGATTCGTCGCCAACATTTTTTTCCTGCTTGCTCTTATCGAACGGGAACGGTCTTGGCGAATTATCGGAATATCGGCCAGTGTGCTGATGATTCTGATGTCCCAATCCCGCCTGGCACTGCTGGCGCTGCTGTTCGTGATCGGGGTGCGGTTCTGCCTTGTCTACCTTCGGGGTCCGATCCTGGCCTTTGCCTGTATGGTCGCCAGCCTGATCTTCGCCTACGCCGGCGCGTGGATTCTGGAAGGGCTCGAGACCGGCTATGAATCCATCAAGGCGGCCCGCGCAGATTCCACAAGGGTGCGGGAAGCCCTTGCCCGCATTGCCTTGCACCGTTGGCGAACCGAGGCGCCGGTATGGGGGCATGGCGTGGTGGAGCGCGGCCCACATCTGGTTGAGTACATGCCAATCGGCAGCCATCACAGCTGGTACGGGCTGTTATTCGTCAAGGGTATGGTGGGTTTTCTGGCGCTCGCCCTTCCCCTTATTTTCTCACTGCTGACCCTGGGCCTGAAGGCACTGCGGGGCGGCATTGTCGAGCTCACCGGTTTCTTCTGTGTGTTGCTTCTTTTTCTCTACACGTTCGGCGAAAACCTGGAAATCCTCGCCTATCTGATCTGGCCCGCCCTGATATTCATTGGACTTGCCCATGGCGCTCGCCCGGCGGCCCGTACCACCCCCGTTGAGGAGGCTTGCTCATGA
- a CDS encoding GumC family protein — MNAPVQQVESPKKGFLFRVVVYGSHLQPGKRRALYIGILLACLAVIWVPIVLLVTFKPATYVSEWTLILPGTGNGLAVSLESIGQASASVASPFTNSSVDPVASYKGIATSKPVLALAASKLGMSVAKFGAPRIKLVDQTSLMEFQLKAPNPQLAQKKSYALYEALQTQLDQLRDDETRHLTDSGLAMISDFNEKLEQAQQSKLEFQIESDIVSFEQFSGLITRLEDSRYRNQELQSDYEALLFQIATMQQGLNLTDETLRAAIALRSDEAFQQQLQRHAEVHTQMSSIDGIWGDDHPQLKQLHAAHDTVNGELTRRGRQVTKSTAYTTAELIELGNHTAQDKVLLELLSLIAERNGLAKRIQTEAQFIEKLQQRIEESAEDSVALENLSRKQQVATAVFSTALAKQDIGNADRYSSYPLVQMLAPPTLPDQPDRLTHKLALIGGAGATLSLIMGLSLLWIRKPWLQKILKSA, encoded by the coding sequence ATGAACGCACCGGTACAGCAGGTGGAATCGCCGAAAAAAGGCTTCCTGTTCCGGGTCGTCGTTTACGGCAGCCACCTGCAGCCTGGCAAACGCCGGGCACTGTATATCGGCATCTTGCTCGCCTGTCTCGCGGTCATCTGGGTGCCGATTGTATTGCTCGTCACATTTAAGCCGGCAACCTATGTCAGCGAATGGACCCTGATTCTGCCGGGCACTGGCAATGGCCTCGCGGTCAGCCTCGAAAGCATCGGTCAGGCCAGTGCCAGTGTTGCTTCCCCGTTCACCAACAGTTCGGTTGATCCGGTAGCCAGTTACAAAGGAATCGCCACCAGCAAGCCTGTTCTGGCGCTGGCGGCAAGCAAACTTGGCATGAGCGTTGCCAAGTTCGGCGCCCCAAGAATTAAGCTCGTGGACCAGACCTCGCTGATGGAATTTCAGCTGAAGGCCCCGAACCCACAACTCGCTCAGAAAAAGTCCTATGCCCTGTACGAGGCTTTGCAAACTCAGCTTGATCAGCTTCGGGATGACGAAACGCGACACCTGACCGACTCCGGTCTTGCCATGATCTCAGACTTCAACGAGAAGCTCGAACAAGCCCAGCAAAGCAAACTGGAGTTCCAGATTGAGTCGGACATTGTCTCCTTTGAACAGTTCTCGGGGTTGATCACCCGCCTTGAAGACAGCCGCTATCGCAATCAGGAGCTTCAGTCCGATTACGAAGCGCTGCTGTTCCAGATCGCCACCATGCAACAGGGCCTGAACCTGACCGATGAAACGCTCAGGGCGGCGATTGCCCTTCGCAGCGACGAAGCCTTCCAGCAGCAACTCCAACGCCACGCCGAAGTCCACACCCAGATGTCGAGCATCGACGGCATCTGGGGCGACGACCATCCACAACTCAAGCAGCTCCATGCCGCACACGACACCGTCAACGGGGAGCTTACCCGCCGCGGTCGCCAGGTCACCAAGTCCACGGCATACACCACAGCCGAACTCATCGAGCTGGGCAATCACACCGCTCAGGACAAGGTCCTTTTAGAACTGCTGTCTTTGATCGCGGAGCGAAACGGTCTTGCCAAGCGGATTCAGACCGAAGCGCAATTTATTGAAAAGCTTCAGCAACGCATTGAAGAATCGGCCGAGGACTCTGTCGCCCTGGAAAACCTGAGTCGTAAACAGCAAGTGGCGACCGCTGTATTCTCAACCGCATTGGCCAAGCAGGATATCGGCAATGCTGACCGGTATTCGTCTTACCCTCTGGTGCAGATGCTGGCGCCACCCACACTCCCCGATCAGCCGGACCGTCTGACCCATAAGCTCGCCCTCATTGGCGGCGCTGGCGCGACCTTATCGCTGATCATGGGGCTGTCACTCCTATGGATCAGAAAGCCATGGCTCCAGAAAATCCTGAAGAGCGCATAG
- a CDS encoding nucleotidyltransferase family protein: MATSVEQKSVHQALVFADRTGEELAPVNELYCPAMLPVGGIPVLEHTLVQLQGAGITEVFLVVPTGDTHIRSYFEDGARWSLQLYYLVASTADTPDRVRARLGRNLAEPFAALRGDVWRKELSAPEENCAPYCTLSNAKTTRFELWNVRSNSINALCWSAASDAPMSGAKTDDDFSELGSLREYHRIATATANVSAGQSGEAGSRGLQVGALSKAHAVSLRDGRTLVGDSCQLEAGVELSGNNAIGNGCVIARGASIKNSVILDHTYIGHGMRLENAIVVKQRVIRVDIGATLDVQDSFFLASSQFDLGQGFFGRMVERFIALALIPLSVLCRFFPQSSDRVLARQHTPKLLWHVVAGRLRLFGRPQSAPIADQLAKEGLPWSVEYQRLETGAFSPAELHYRGSEDANLLSLAEIELAQIRFSRKLAMSLLDMASDTFKLSQHKATSGAHYHHPE, encoded by the coding sequence ATGGCAACGTCCGTCGAACAGAAATCGGTGCATCAGGCCCTGGTATTTGCTGACCGGACCGGGGAAGAACTGGCGCCGGTAAACGAGCTTTACTGCCCGGCCATGCTGCCGGTCGGGGGAATACCAGTGCTCGAGCATACACTGGTTCAATTACAGGGTGCGGGCATCACGGAGGTTTTTCTGGTTGTGCCGACCGGGGACACCCATATCCGTAGCTATTTTGAGGACGGCGCCCGATGGAGCTTGCAACTTTATTACCTCGTCGCAAGCACCGCTGATACGCCGGACCGGGTACGCGCCCGGCTAGGCAGAAACCTGGCCGAACCTTTTGCAGCTTTAAGAGGGGATGTATGGCGCAAGGAACTAAGTGCGCCCGAAGAAAACTGTGCGCCATACTGCACGCTTTCCAACGCGAAAACCACCCGGTTCGAGCTATGGAACGTCCGGTCCAACTCGATCAATGCCCTGTGCTGGTCAGCGGCTTCCGATGCGCCAATGTCAGGCGCAAAGACTGACGATGATTTCAGCGAACTCGGCTCCCTGCGCGAGTATCACCGCATTGCTACTGCGACAGCCAATGTTTCTGCGGGGCAGTCCGGAGAAGCCGGCTCGCGCGGTTTACAGGTAGGCGCTCTGTCCAAGGCGCACGCGGTTAGCCTGCGTGATGGACGCACGCTGGTTGGTGACTCCTGTCAGCTCGAAGCGGGCGTTGAACTGAGCGGAAATAACGCGATCGGCAACGGGTGTGTCATTGCACGTGGGGCTTCAATCAAAAACTCCGTGATTCTCGACCACACATATATCGGGCATGGCATGCGGCTTGAGAACGCCATCGTTGTCAAACAACGCGTCATCAGAGTCGATATCGGTGCTACCCTTGATGTTCAGGACAGTTTCTTTCTCGCATCCAGTCAGTTCGATCTGGGGCAAGGTTTCTTCGGGAGGATGGTCGAGAGATTCATCGCACTTGCCTTGATTCCGCTATCGGTGCTTTGCCGCTTTTTCCCGCAATCCTCCGATCGGGTTCTTGCCAGACAACACACCCCGAAATTGCTTTGGCATGTGGTTGCGGGCCGCCTCCGCCTGTTCGGACGGCCGCAGAGTGCGCCAATCGCAGACCAGTTGGCGAAAGAAGGGCTTCCGTGGAGCGTTGAATATCAGCGGCTTGAGACCGGCGCCTTCAGTCCTGCTGAACTGCATTATCGGGGCTCCGAAGATGCCAATTTACTATCCCTGGCGGAAATCGAACTTGCGCAAATCCGTTTTTCTCGAAAATTAGCGATGAGTTTGCTCGATATGGCCTCAGATACCTTTAAACTGAGCCAGCATAAAGCGACAAGTGGCGCCCACTATCATCACCCGGAGTAA
- a CDS encoding WecB/TagA/CpsF family glycosyltransferase → MSLSSDIRTRPSASVLETSGKSSLLGVSFANISLEEALQQLESAMNGNRSVNLFFVNSHCLNVSYRNINYRQALEQADLVFPDGSGVAMGCQRKGEQLQHNLNGTDLFPQLCALAARMGRSVFFLGAKPGIAAQVADWARAEYPGLKVAGTQDGYFSEEEEPEVIAGINRSNADILLVGMGVPVQELWLNRVQPQLKTSLNLAVGGLFDYYSGRIPRAPLWMRQRGLEWVWRLRQEPGRMWRRYLLGNPLYTLRLRYELGTQRLVRALPESITTRSKRMYLSLRASYQRLRHHLRPIGLDGAKRTTDIILATGALIVASPLLLIVAIAIKLDSPGPVFFGQVRAGCRARPFRMWKFRSMVVNAEALRAELEQQNEVSDGVTFKIKEDPRITRVGRFIRKYSIDELPQLANVLIGQMSIVGPRPALYSELTKYELEQRYRLDLKPGLTSEWVVAGRNNLSFQEQAALDVAYRKNRSFWGDFKIMVKTVPALLAGRGAS, encoded by the coding sequence ATGTCTTTGTCATCCGATATTCGAACCAGGCCTTCCGCTTCCGTCCTCGAGACCTCGGGCAAAAGTTCACTGTTGGGCGTTTCCTTTGCCAACATTTCTCTGGAAGAGGCCTTGCAGCAGCTTGAGTCAGCCATGAACGGAAACCGGAGCGTCAACCTGTTTTTCGTCAACAGTCATTGCCTGAATGTCAGCTACCGCAACATTAACTACCGGCAGGCACTGGAGCAGGCTGACCTGGTATTCCCTGACGGCAGCGGCGTTGCCATGGGCTGCCAGCGCAAGGGTGAACAGCTTCAGCACAATCTCAATGGAACCGACCTGTTTCCGCAGCTTTGTGCGTTGGCCGCAAGAATGGGCCGCAGCGTGTTTTTCCTCGGGGCAAAACCTGGCATTGCAGCGCAGGTTGCGGATTGGGCGCGGGCGGAGTATCCCGGGTTGAAGGTTGCAGGCACTCAGGACGGCTATTTTTCCGAGGAGGAAGAGCCCGAGGTGATTGCGGGCATCAATCGCAGCAACGCTGACATTCTGCTGGTGGGCATGGGCGTCCCGGTGCAGGAGCTTTGGCTCAACCGAGTCCAGCCTCAGTTGAAGACCTCGCTCAACCTGGCGGTCGGCGGGTTATTCGATTATTACTCGGGTCGAATTCCGCGCGCCCCTCTCTGGATGCGCCAGCGGGGCCTGGAATGGGTATGGCGGCTGCGGCAGGAACCGGGACGAATGTGGCGTCGTTACCTGCTGGGCAATCCCCTCTATACACTGAGACTGAGGTACGAGTTAGGTACGCAGAGACTGGTTCGCGCCCTTCCGGAATCCATCACTACGCGCTCCAAACGCATGTATCTGTCACTGCGGGCTTCCTACCAGCGGCTGCGCCATCATCTACGCCCGATCGGACTGGATGGTGCCAAGCGAACCACAGACATCATCCTGGCCACCGGCGCACTGATTGTTGCCTCACCGCTTTTACTCATTGTGGCGATAGCGATAAAGCTGGACTCACCCGGCCCGGTATTCTTCGGTCAGGTTCGAGCAGGATGCCGGGCCCGACCGTTCCGGATGTGGAAGTTCCGCTCCATGGTGGTCAATGCCGAAGCCCTCAGGGCGGAGCTGGAACAGCAAAACGAAGTCAGCGACGGCGTAACGTTTAAGATCAAAGAGGATCCAAGAATCACCCGGGTCGGTCGCTTTATCCGGAAGTACTCCATTGATGAACTGCCTCAGCTTGCAAACGTCCTGATCGGGCAAATGTCGATTGTTGGGCCCCGTCCCGCACTCTATTCAGAGCTTACAAAGTATGAGCTGGAACAGCGCTACAGACTGGATTTGAAACCTGGTCTCACTTCGGAATGGGTGGTCGCGGGTCGCAATAATCTGAGTTTCCAGGAACAGGCGGCACTGGATGTAGCCTACCGAAAGAACCGGTCCTTCTGGGGTGACTTTAAAATCATGGTAAAAACAGTTCCCGCGCTATTGGCGGGTCGAGGTGCAAGCTAA
- a CDS encoding polysaccharide biosynthesis/export family protein, protein MLLKPLSSSLVALAVAAGCASPDLSSSRDERSLEGGHWMHLTKGSEMGQATYVGPRDAFVGYDHASGNGSSVDVQSPDESRPKTTGLPGTPPLSPGDRVRIDLPPKAFFKGVFDSSDTALAGIYEVGFDGQLKLPYIKPVAVAGVPVSEAEVMINQALEAGGYFKPGMARLNLSIQEWAPIQVSVAGAVFTPGTVSLSPRDASLSGDQLKLRGGSASLNRLLSTALQSAGGVRPDADIQRVELIRHGVVHTYDLSGTVAGHQVQDVALIQGDQIRVTSLGVPDARIIRPSAITPPGIRVFISNLTVPAFHNASSAVELHSTSLPYGAQLHTAVVSGNCAGGAALTNSDRYAVLVTTDPVTRRPITVERRIEQVLSNPGSRSINPYLMPNDSVVCYDSEISNIRDIGRAISDVLAPIGVFFR, encoded by the coding sequence ATGTTACTCAAGCCACTCAGTTCCTCTCTCGTTGCACTCGCCGTAGCTGCCGGTTGCGCGTCTCCCGACCTGAGCAGCAGCCGGGACGAACGGTCGCTTGAGGGCGGTCACTGGATGCATCTCACAAAAGGCAGTGAGATGGGACAGGCCACTTACGTGGGGCCGCGGGATGCGTTTGTTGGCTACGATCATGCCTCTGGCAACGGTTCGTCTGTCGACGTGCAGAGCCCCGACGAATCACGCCCCAAGACCACAGGGCTCCCGGGAACCCCGCCGTTATCACCCGGAGATCGCGTCCGTATTGATTTGCCACCGAAAGCGTTTTTCAAAGGCGTGTTCGACTCCTCAGACACGGCGCTCGCCGGGATTTACGAAGTCGGGTTTGATGGTCAGTTAAAGCTGCCTTACATCAAACCGGTGGCTGTCGCCGGGGTTCCAGTGTCAGAGGCTGAGGTGATGATCAACCAGGCCCTCGAAGCTGGCGGCTATTTCAAACCGGGCATGGCGCGCCTGAATCTTTCCATTCAGGAATGGGCACCGATCCAGGTGTCTGTCGCCGGAGCCGTCTTCACACCCGGGACCGTCTCGCTCAGTCCCCGAGACGCCAGTTTATCCGGTGACCAACTAAAGCTCCGCGGAGGCAGTGCATCACTGAACCGATTGCTCAGCACCGCCTTACAGTCCGCCGGGGGCGTTCGTCCGGACGCAGACATTCAGCGGGTTGAACTGATTCGGCACGGGGTCGTTCATACCTATGACCTCAGTGGCACCGTAGCCGGCCATCAGGTACAAGACGTGGCCTTGATCCAGGGCGACCAGATCCGGGTCACCAGCCTGGGTGTGCCGGACGCCCGCATCATTCGACCGAGCGCCATTACCCCACCGGGGATTCGAGTGTTCATCTCAAACCTCACCGTGCCGGCCTTTCACAATGCCTCGTCAGCCGTCGAACTCCATTCCACCAGCCTGCCCTACGGCGCTCAACTGCATACCGCTGTGGTGTCCGGCAACTGTGCCGGCGGTGCTGCGCTCACCAACAGTGACCGCTACGCCGTGCTGGTCACCACCGATCCGGTGACCCGTCGGCCGATTACGGTGGAGCGCCGGATTGAGCAGGTACTCAGCAATCCGGGCAGTCGGTCGATCAATCCCTACTTGATGCCCAATGACAGCGTTGTCTGTTACGACTCCGAGATCAGCAACATCCGGGATATTGGTCGGGCAATCAGCGATGTGCTGGCCCCAATAGGAGTGTTCTTCCGATGA